Proteins encoded in a region of the Devosia sp. RR2S18 genome:
- a CDS encoding methyltransferase domain-containing protein, which yields MTQPPQIFDTVLIARRQAKRGPAIDFVTDLVLADLHERLATLIRDFPKALIIGPNPELLPETAQTASSTVAFERLAAFGHNDDLPPIAATDYNLIVSLLHLQAVNDVPGYLARLRARLAPDGLLLVATLGGNTLSELREAFLSADSLILGGAAPRVAPMIQVRDAGALLQRAGLALPVADVDSHAVRYSTPFALMAELKTLGAANPLMDRPRGLATPSLLAAAANAYAAQDADPDGRVRATLDIIWLSGWAPHESQQQPLKPGSAKISLRDVLGNG from the coding sequence ATGACGCAACCCCCGCAAATATTCGACACGGTCCTGATTGCCCGCCGCCAGGCGAAGCGAGGGCCCGCAATCGACTTCGTCACCGATCTCGTGCTCGCCGATCTCCATGAGCGGCTCGCAACCCTCATCCGCGACTTTCCCAAGGCCCTGATCATCGGGCCCAACCCCGAATTGCTACCCGAAACCGCGCAGACTGCCAGCAGCACTGTCGCCTTCGAGCGGCTTGCCGCTTTCGGCCATAACGACGACCTGCCGCCTATCGCGGCCACCGACTACAACCTCATCGTCTCGCTGCTGCACCTCCAGGCCGTCAATGACGTCCCGGGCTATCTCGCCCGCTTGCGCGCCCGCCTCGCGCCCGATGGGCTTCTGCTAGTGGCCACTCTGGGCGGCAATACGCTCAGCGAATTGCGCGAGGCCTTTCTTTCCGCCGACAGCCTCATTTTGGGTGGCGCGGCGCCCCGTGTTGCACCCATGATCCAGGTCCGCGATGCCGGCGCCTTGCTGCAGCGCGCCGGCCTTGCCCTCCCGGTTGCCGATGTCGACAGCCACGCCGTGCGCTACTCCACCCCGTTCGCCCTGATGGCAGAACTCAAGACACTGGGCGCCGCCAACCCGCTCATGGATCGGCCACGCGGCCTCGCCACGCCGTCCCTGCTCGCGGCGGCCGCCAATGCCTACGCGGCGCAGGACGCCGATCCCGATGGCCGCGTCCGCGCCACGCTCGACATCATCTGGCTCTCCGGCTGGGCGCCACACGAAAGCCAGCAACAACCCCTCAAGCCCGGCAGCGCCAAGATCAGCCTACGCGACGTGCTGGGGAACGGCTGA
- a CDS encoding carbon-nitrogen hydrolase family protein — MKIAAIQMQSGLDPEANLAALEPMLAEAAAAGAHYVLTPEVTMIFPENREQLRSVAAPFEGHPQLQRVAELAREHGMFVHIGSLAVPLSDGRFANRSVLFSPEGEIAATYDKIHLFDATIAGLNAYRESATYRAGEVAVTAQVGEAKLGFAICYDMRFPRLFNSLANAGASLLAVPAAFTVPTGQAHWHVLLRARAIETGSYVIAAAQGGQHANGRATYGHSIIIDPWGRIVAELEHDRPGVLLADIDLARVTDARERIPALANARDFAPPAALQG; from the coding sequence TTGAAAATCGCCGCCATCCAAATGCAGTCGGGACTTGATCCCGAGGCCAACCTTGCCGCACTCGAGCCCATGCTGGCCGAAGCGGCGGCGGCTGGCGCGCATTATGTGCTGACACCGGAAGTTACCATGATCTTTCCGGAGAACCGCGAGCAGTTGCGGAGCGTGGCCGCGCCATTCGAGGGCCATCCGCAATTGCAGCGTGTCGCCGAATTGGCGCGGGAGCACGGCATGTTCGTGCATATCGGCTCGCTGGCGGTACCGCTCTCCGATGGCCGCTTTGCTAACCGTTCGGTGCTGTTTTCGCCTGAGGGGGAGATCGCTGCGACTTACGACAAGATCCACCTGTTCGACGCAACTATCGCCGGGCTCAATGCCTATCGGGAAAGCGCGACCTACAGGGCCGGCGAAGTGGCTGTGACGGCGCAGGTGGGCGAGGCGAAGCTCGGCTTTGCCATTTGCTACGACATGCGCTTCCCGAGGCTTTTCAACAGCCTTGCTAATGCCGGCGCGTCCCTCTTGGCGGTTCCGGCGGCGTTCACCGTGCCGACGGGGCAAGCGCATTGGCATGTGCTGCTGCGCGCCCGGGCGATCGAGACCGGCTCCTATGTGATTGCGGCAGCGCAGGGCGGGCAACATGCTAATGGCCGCGCGACCTACGGCCACTCGATCATCATTGATCCCTGGGGCCGGATCGTCGCCGAACTGGAGCATGACCGTCCCGGCGTTCTCCTCGCCGATATCGACCTCGCCCGAGTGACCGACGCACGCGAGCGTATTCCGGCCTTGGCCAATGCCCGCGACTTTGCCCCTCCTGCGGCATTGCAGGGCTAA
- a CDS encoding glycosyltransferase family 25 protein: MRAWYINLARRTDRRAAMEAQLARLGLVGERIEAILAADLPQTLKQRYLPGGRHERLSVQEFCCGVSHLDACRALLVSGEPFGLILEDDIVLSPRLPDFLQQFEANPQGIDLLRLETFAAPAQISTQAQGGIGGFAFHTMHGWAWGAAAYIISARAAKRMVDNPQALEEVIDRVIYRPHRSILGRVKRRQLVPALAIQEDRTPGHEWGAGSDMAPVRAAMRAAPSQPFAKRLASFIDNELLVALPSSLHRRLGRSHKVDIPYLD; encoded by the coding sequence TTGCGCGCCTGGTACATCAATCTGGCGCGGCGCACCGATCGGCGCGCCGCCATGGAAGCCCAACTGGCGAGGCTCGGCCTAGTTGGCGAGCGCATCGAAGCCATCCTGGCGGCCGATCTTCCCCAGACGCTCAAGCAACGCTACCTGCCCGGCGGCCGGCACGAGCGTCTCTCGGTGCAGGAGTTCTGCTGCGGCGTCAGTCACCTCGACGCTTGCCGAGCCCTGCTCGTCTCGGGCGAACCCTTCGGGCTGATCCTGGAGGACGACATCGTCCTCTCCCCCCGCCTGCCGGACTTCCTCCAGCAGTTTGAGGCTAACCCCCAAGGCATTGACCTCTTGCGACTTGAGACCTTTGCCGCGCCGGCGCAAATCTCCACCCAAGCGCAGGGCGGCATCGGGGGCTTCGCGTTTCACACCATGCATGGCTGGGCCTGGGGTGCAGCCGCCTATATCATCTCGGCGCGGGCGGCCAAGCGGATGGTGGACAATCCCCAAGCCCTCGAGGAGGTCATCGACCGGGTGATCTACCGGCCCCATCGCTCCATTCTTGGCCGCGTCAAGCGCCGTCAACTCGTGCCGGCCCTTGCGATCCAGGAAGACCGGACGCCGGGGCACGAATGGGGCGCGGGCAGCGACATGGCGCCGGTACGCGCCGCGATGCGGGCTGCGCCCAGCCAACCCTTCGCCAAGCGCCTCGCCAGTTTCATCGACAATGAACTGCTGGTCGCGCTGCCCTCCAGCCTGCACCGGCGGTTGGGTCGCTCCCACAAGGTCGACATCCCCTATCTCGACTGA
- the ilvD gene encoding dihydroxy-acid dehydratase, whose protein sequence is MPVYRSRTTTHGRNMAGARGLWRATGMKDGDFGKPIIAVVNSFTQFVPGHVHLKDLGQLVAREIEAAGGVAKEFNTIAVDDGIAMGHDGMLYSLPSREIIADSVEYMVNAHCADAMVCISNCDKITPGMLMAAMRINIPVVFVSGGPMEAGKAMVKGKLQALDLVDAMVMAADEQYTDAEVQAVEEAACPTCGSCSGMFTANSMNCLTEALGLSLPGNGSTLATHSDRKRLFQEAGHLIVDLARRYYEQEDEKVLPRSIATKAAFENAMALDIAMGGSTNTVLHILAAAHEGDIDFTMDDIDQLSRKVPVLCKVAPAKNDVHMEDVHRAGGIFSILGQLDRANLINRNEPTVHTATMGDALDKWDISRTNSESVRNFFMAAPGGVRTTQAFSQSNRWAELDTDRVNGAIRSPDNPFSKDGGLAVLKGNIAIDGCIVKTAGVDESILKFTGPARVFESQDATVKAILSNEIKAGDVIVIRYEGPRGGPGMQEMLYPTSYLKSKGLGKACALLTDGRFSGGTSGLSIGHVSPEAAEGGTIGLVREGDTIEIDIPNRSITLLVSDNELAERRREQDAAGWKPAKPRKRNVTTALKAYAAFATSAARGAVRDLGRLDD, encoded by the coding sequence ATGCCCGTTTATCGCTCTCGCACCACCACTCATGGCCGCAACATGGCCGGCGCGCGTGGCCTTTGGCGCGCCACCGGCATGAAGGACGGTGATTTCGGCAAGCCCATCATCGCGGTGGTCAACAGCTTCACCCAGTTCGTGCCCGGCCACGTGCATCTCAAGGATCTCGGCCAGCTGGTAGCGCGGGAGATCGAAGCGGCGGGCGGCGTCGCCAAGGAATTCAACACCATTGCGGTGGATGATGGCATCGCTATGGGCCACGATGGCATGCTCTATTCACTGCCCTCTCGCGAGATCATCGCCGACAGCGTGGAGTATATGGTCAACGCACACTGCGCCGACGCCATGGTCTGCATCTCCAATTGCGACAAAATCACCCCCGGCATGCTGATGGCCGCCATGCGCATCAACATCCCCGTCGTTTTTGTGTCCGGCGGCCCCATGGAAGCGGGCAAGGCCATGGTCAAAGGCAAGCTGCAGGCGCTCGACCTTGTCGACGCCATGGTGATGGCCGCCGACGAGCAATATACAGATGCCGAAGTGCAGGCGGTGGAAGAAGCGGCATGCCCTACATGCGGCTCCTGCTCGGGCATGTTCACGGCCAATTCCATGAACTGCCTCACCGAGGCACTGGGGCTGTCGCTGCCGGGCAACGGCTCGACGCTAGCGACCCATTCGGATCGCAAGCGCCTTTTCCAGGAAGCGGGTCACCTGATTGTCGATCTCGCCCGCCGCTATTACGAGCAGGAGGACGAAAAGGTCCTGCCGCGCTCCATCGCCACCAAGGCGGCCTTCGAGAATGCGATGGCGCTCGACATCGCCATGGGCGGCTCGACCAACACCGTGCTCCACATCCTCGCGGCCGCCCATGAGGGCGACATCGACTTTACCATGGACGATATCGACCAGCTGAGCCGCAAGGTGCCGGTGCTGTGCAAGGTCGCGCCGGCCAAGAACGACGTCCACATGGAGGACGTCCATCGCGCCGGCGGCATCTTCTCCATCCTGGGCCAGCTCGACCGCGCCAACCTCATCAACCGCAACGAGCCCACCGTGCACACCGCCACCATGGGCGATGCGCTCGACAAGTGGGACATTTCCCGCACCAATTCGGAGAGCGTGCGCAACTTCTTCATGGCCGCGCCCGGCGGCGTGCGCACCACGCAGGCGTTTTCGCAGTCCAATCGCTGGGCCGAACTCGACACCGACCGGGTCAATGGCGCGATCCGCTCGCCGGACAATCCGTTCAGCAAGGATGGCGGCCTCGCCGTGCTCAAGGGCAACATCGCCATCGACGGCTGCATCGTGAAGACCGCGGGCGTCGACGAGTCGATCCTCAAGTTTACCGGCCCCGCCCGGGTGTTCGAGTCCCAGGATGCAACGGTCAAGGCCATCCTCTCCAACGAGATCAAGGCCGGCGACGTTATCGTCATCCGCTACGAGGGACCGCGCGGCGGCCCGGGCATGCAGGAAATGCTCTATCCCACGAGCTATCTGAAGTCGAAGGGCCTGGGCAAGGCCTGTGCGCTACTCACCGACGGGCGTTTTTCGGGCGGCACTTCGGGCCTTTCCATCGGCCACGTCTCGCCCGAGGCGGCTGAGGGCGGCACCATCGGCCTTGTGCGAGAGGGCGACACCATCGAGATCGATATCCCCAACCGCTCGATCACGCTCCTGGTCTCGGATAATGAACTGGCCGAGCGCCGCCGCGAGCAGGACGCCGCCGGCTGGAAGCCCGCCAAGCCGCGCAAGCGCAATGTCACCACCGCGCTCAAGGCCTATGCCGCCTTCGCCACCTCGGCCGCCCGTGGCGCGGTGCGAGATCTGGGTCGGCTGGACGACTAG
- a CDS encoding DUF1178 family protein, producing MIQYSLRCSQGHSYDAWFKNAQAFDDQQARGIVVCAVCGDGQVEKALMAPAVARTDNAKVAVSAGHPDPAQLRQLLKAFKQKVLSEAENVGDRFAEEARKIHYEEAEARGIYGQASRDEVVALAEEGIEFLPLPDLPEEHN from the coding sequence GTGATCCAGTATTCCCTGCGTTGTTCCCAAGGCCATAGCTATGACGCCTGGTTCAAGAATGCCCAGGCATTCGACGACCAGCAGGCGCGCGGCATTGTCGTTTGCGCCGTGTGTGGTGATGGTCAGGTCGAAAAGGCTTTGATGGCGCCGGCCGTGGCGCGAACCGATAATGCCAAAGTGGCGGTGAGCGCCGGGCACCCTGATCCCGCGCAACTGCGTCAATTGCTCAAGGCCTTCAAGCAAAAAGTCTTGAGCGAGGCGGAGAATGTCGGCGATCGCTTTGCCGAGGAAGCGCGCAAGATCCACTACGAGGAGGCCGAGGCGCGCGGCATCTACGGGCAGGCCAGCCGGGATGAAGTGGTGGCGCTGGCCGAGGAGGGGATCGAATTCCTGCCGCTTCCCGATCTGCCCGAGGAACACAACTAG
- the grxC gene encoding glutaredoxin 3, producing MARIEIYTTPTCPYCHAAKSLLKEKGADYTEITVLDPDLRSAMTERAHGRRTVPQIFIDDSHIGGYDDIAALDRRGGLDPLLAQ from the coding sequence ATGGCCCGGATTGAAATCTACACCACCCCCACCTGTCCCTACTGCCACGCCGCCAAGTCGCTGCTGAAGGAAAAGGGCGCTGACTACACCGAGATCACCGTGCTCGATCCCGATCTCCGCTCGGCCATGACCGAACGGGCCCATGGCCGCCGCACCGTGCCGCAGATCTTCATCGACGATAGCCATATCGGGGGCTATGACGACATCGCAGCACTCGACCGCCGGGGCGGGCTTGATCCGCTGTTGGCGCAATAG
- a CDS encoding aldo/keto reductase — MPELDAAQSGTFAIGGDLEVNRLGFGAMRITGKGIWGPPEDAAEAKRTLLRLPELNVNFVDTAESYGPYISEELIGEVLAPYGQGTIIATKSGLTRTGPDQWHQLARPEFLRQGVVTSLQRLKLERLDLWQLHRIESGTPLEDQFGVIADMQKEGLIRHVGLSEVSVADIEEASRYFKVATVQNHYNLTNRKSETVLDYCEKNGIGFIPWFPLAGGELAKSDKQFADIAEKHDASPSQIALAWVLKRSPVMLPIPGTGKVKHLEENVAAAGIALSDEDFQTLDAIGRKG, encoded by the coding sequence ATGCCAGAACTCGACGCAGCTCAGTCCGGCACCTTCGCCATTGGCGGAGACCTTGAGGTCAACCGCCTGGGCTTTGGGGCGATGCGCATTACCGGCAAGGGGATCTGGGGGCCGCCCGAGGATGCCGCAGAAGCCAAGCGCACGCTGCTTCGCCTTCCCGAGCTCAATGTAAATTTCGTCGACACTGCCGAGAGCTATGGTCCCTATATCAGCGAAGAGCTGATCGGGGAGGTGCTCGCGCCCTATGGACAGGGCACGATCATTGCCACCAAGAGCGGGCTGACGCGCACCGGTCCTGACCAGTGGCACCAGCTGGCGCGGCCGGAATTCCTGCGGCAAGGCGTGGTGACCAGCCTCCAGCGGCTCAAGCTCGAGCGGCTCGATCTCTGGCAGCTGCACCGGATCGAAAGCGGTACACCGCTCGAGGATCAGTTCGGCGTCATCGCCGACATGCAGAAGGAAGGGCTCATCCGCCATGTCGGGCTCTCCGAAGTCAGCGTTGCCGACATCGAGGAAGCGAGCCGCTACTTCAAGGTCGCGACAGTCCAGAACCACTACAACCTCACCAATCGCAAGAGCGAGACGGTGCTGGATTATTGCGAGAAGAACGGCATCGGGTTCATTCCGTGGTTTCCGCTGGCCGGCGGCGAACTGGCCAAGAGCGACAAGCAGTTTGCTGATATCGCTGAGAAGCACGATGCCTCCCCCAGTCAGATCGCGCTGGCTTGGGTGCTTAAGCGATCGCCGGTCATGCTGCCGATCCCAGGGACTGGGAAGGTGAAGCACCTGGAAGAGAACGTTGCCGCTGCCGGCATCGCATTGAGCGACGAAGACTTCCAGACGCTCGATGCCATCGGGCGCAAGGGCTAA
- a CDS encoding ComF family protein, which produces MALSISMESAEGLVKSEGLRSRLGNGLRRLSGLALDMLYPPVCLACQAPTGVADTLCAGCFTKLRPITAPYCPRLGIPFEVSLGEGALSAEALADPPPFGRARAAVVYNEVARSLVGQLKYGDRPELASFCARLMVGAGHEFWDGAPLLVPVPLHPRRLRARRYNQSAELARVLGALTKLPVDADLVRRKKHTRQQVGLSGAGRERNVAGAFAVHPDVLTRAKGRRIILIDDVYTTGATIKAVTRTLLRAGIEAIDVVTFARVVIGADETI; this is translated from the coding sequence GTGGCACTATCGATATCTATGGAGAGCGCCGAGGGGCTTGTCAAAAGCGAGGGGCTGCGCAGCCGGCTTGGGAATGGCCTGCGGCGGCTTTCCGGCTTGGCGCTGGACATGCTCTACCCACCGGTGTGTCTGGCCTGTCAGGCGCCTACCGGGGTGGCGGACACACTCTGTGCCGGCTGCTTCACCAAATTGCGTCCGATAACCGCTCCCTATTGCCCGCGGCTGGGCATTCCGTTTGAGGTGAGCCTGGGCGAAGGGGCATTGTCGGCCGAAGCGCTCGCCGATCCGCCGCCCTTCGGCCGGGCGCGGGCCGCCGTCGTCTACAACGAGGTGGCCCGCAGCCTTGTTGGGCAGCTGAAATATGGAGATCGGCCCGAGCTTGCCAGTTTTTGCGCCCGGCTGATGGTGGGGGCGGGCCATGAATTCTGGGACGGCGCGCCGCTCCTGGTTCCTGTTCCTCTTCACCCCCGCCGATTGCGGGCTCGGCGCTACAATCAGTCGGCCGAACTGGCCCGCGTCTTGGGGGCTCTCACAAAGCTGCCGGTCGATGCCGATCTGGTCCGCCGCAAGAAACATACCCGCCAACAGGTGGGGCTCAGCGGCGCGGGCCGCGAGCGGAACGTAGCCGGGGCATTTGCCGTTCACCCCGACGTGCTGACGCGCGCCAAGGGACGGCGGATCATCCTGATCGATGACGTCTATACCACCGGGGCCACCATCAAGGCGGTGACACGGACGCTGCTCCGGGCGGGCATCGAAGCCATCGATGTCGTGACCTTTGCCCGCGTTGTGATCGGCGCAGACGAGACCATATAA